GCGCGGGGCGATCTGGCCGAGCGGATTCTGGCGGCGATGGACGCGGCCCAGGCGGAGGGTGGCGACCTGCGCGGCCAGCAGACCGCCGCGCTGCTGATCGTGGACCGGGAGCCGGTCCGCGTGCCGCTGGTGGACATTCGGGTCGATCACCATCCGCGCCCGCTGGATGAGCTGCGGCGCATGCTGCGGCTGCACCGCGCCTACAGCGCCGAGGGTGCGGTCGCCGAGGTGGTCGCGGCGGGCGACCTGAACGCGGCGCAAACCTTATTGGACCGCATTGGCGCGCTCGCGCCGGACGAGCCGTATTTGCAGTACCTGCGCGCGCTGCATCTGGCCGCGTGGCTCGACGCCGAGGCGGAAGCGCTGGACATTCTGCGCGGGCTGATCGCGGCGCGCCCCGTGTGGCGCGAATACCTGGCGCGCGAAGCGGCGGTCGACAATTTCGGCGTCGCGGGATTGGGTGCGCGGCTGCTCGCCGCGCTGGATCGACGGGACTAGCGGGTGCGCATTCCCTAACCCATTTCCCCGCGCAGGCAGAAAAGCAGGGATCAGGGAAAAGCAAGAGCGAAAAAGCACAGGTCGGGCGGAGCAAGCCCCGCCCCTACGGATCACGCGTAATCTGCTTGTCTCCCCTCTCCAATCTGGATTGGAGAGGGGAAGCGAGCGAAAGCGAGCAGGGGTGAGGTCTATTTTTTAGCGCCTAGAGTACATTGCTGGTTGCACGACTTTCGGAGAAGATACCTCGATGACGGCGGCTGAAGTGGTCTCTTTACGCACCGAACAAGATGAGAAGGTGAAGGCGACCAGCCTGTGGCGCGAGGCCGCGCGGCGCTTTGTGCGCCACCCGGTCGGCATGGCGGGTGCGGTCCTGGTCACGCTCCTGATCTTCACGGCCCTGGCCGGACCCACGCTCGCACCCCACGACCCGAACGAGTTCGTGGATTTCGCTGCGCGCTTCGCCGATCCGTCCCGCGCCTACCCGATGGGCCTGGACGACTTCGGGCGCGACATCTTCAGCCGCATCATCTACGGCGCGCGGGTGTCGCTGCGGGTGGGTATCATCGCGGTCAGCATCGCGGCGGTGATCGGCACGGTGCTGGGCATGATCGCGGGCTTCACCAATCGCCTGCTGGACGAGATCATCATGCGGCTGATGGACATTCTG
This sequence is a window from Aggregatilinea lenta. Protein-coding genes within it:
- a CDS encoding DUF1028 domain-containing protein codes for the protein MTYSIIARDPDTGQMGVAVQTFNFATGTWVPWAEGGVGAVATQALADRRYGFMGLDLMRGGLAAEAALRALLADDDGRDFRQVSMLDRHGGIATHTGARCFPHAGSYQGATFCTQANMMARGTVWGAMAAAFEAARGDLAERILAAMDAAQAEGGDLRGQQTAALLIVDREPVRVPLVDIRVDHHPRPLDELRRMLRLHRAYSAEGAVAEVVAAGDLNAAQTLLDRIGALAPDEPYLQYLRALHLAAWLDAEAEALDILRGLIAARPVWREYLAREAAVDNFGVAGLGARLLAALDRRD